The Oreochromis niloticus isolate F11D_XX linkage group LG13, O_niloticus_UMD_NMBU, whole genome shotgun sequence genome has a window encoding:
- the b3gnt2b gene encoding N-acetyllactosaminide beta-1,3-N-acetylglucosaminyltransferase 2 — MGLLPKMRLKVVVSLTMVNLFIFIIISRNISQDKSGHQKIRIPSKPFWGKVAPSSAYWNRQQQIVDIHSNHIFMMNRSSDIPEWLNDTSLTSNLCQPNLRVTTQVKDYNSLPPRFKDFLLYMRCRSYPIIMDQPDICKEPPFLLLAVKSLVPHFDRRQAIRQSWGKAGVLANRTVVTIFLLGNATPGDHHPDLSGMLHFENARHKDIIQWDFRDSFFNLTVKEVLFLEWIQARCSGARFIFKGDDDVFVNTYRIMDFLKGLSGPKAKDLFVGDVITNAGPHRDKRVKYFIPESMYVGMYPPYAGGGGYLYSGDIATRLHNASERVALYPIDDVYTGMCLRKLGLAPEKHKGFRTFNIEEKYRSNPCAYKSLMLVHPRTPQEMIQIWAWLSRPNLTCQ, encoded by the coding sequence ATGGGGCTGCTGCCAAAGATGAGGCTCAAGGTTGTGGTTTCACTGACTATGGTCAACCTCTttatcttcatcatcatctcgCGGAACATCAGCCAAGACAAAAGTGGACATCAAAAGATTCGTATCCCTTCCAAACCCTTCTGGGGCAAAGTGGCTCCCAGCTCGGCATACTGGAACCGCCAGCAGCAGATTGTGGACATTCACAGCAATCACATCTTCATGATGAACCGGAGCAGCGACATCCCTGAGTGGCTCAACGACACCAGTTTGACATCCAACCTCTGTCAGCCTAACCTCAGGGTGACCACTCAGGTAAAAGATTACAACTCCCTGCCGCCCCGTTTCAAGGACTTCCTGCTTTACATGCGCTGCCGCTCCTACCCGATCATTATGGACCAGCCAGATATCTGCAAGGAGCCGCCGTTTCTGCTGCTGGCTGTCAAATCGCTGGTGCCTCACTTTGATCGTCGCCAGGCCATCCGCCAGTCCTGGGGAAAGGCAGGCGTATTAGCCAATCGGACAGTGGTTACCATTTTCCTCCTTGGTAACGCCACACCTGGAGACCACCACCCAGATCTGTCTGGTATGCTGCATTTTGAGAACGCCCGCCATAAAGACATCATCCAGTGGGATTTCCGTGATTCGTTTTTCAATTTGACTGTCAAAGAAGTTCTTTTCCTGGAGTGGATCCAGGCACGTTGCTCCGGCGCCCGATTCATCTTCAAAGGCGACGACGACGTCTTCGTCAACACCTACCGCATCATGGACTTTCTCAAGGGGCTCTCGGGACCCAAAGCCAAGGACCTGTTTGTGGGTGACGTGATTACTAATGCGGGGCCCCACCGAGACAAGAGGGTCAAATACTTCATACCAGAGAGCATGTATGTTGGAATGTACCCACCGTACGCAGGAGGCGGCGGCTACCTTTATTCGGGTGACATCGCCACTCGCCTGCACAACGCATCTGAACGCGTAGCACTGTACCCAATAGATGACGTCTACACGGGTATGTGTCTTCGTAAGTTGGGGCTGGCCCCCGAAAAGCACAAAGGCTTCAGGACTTTTAACATAGAGGAGAAATACAGGTCGAACCCCTGCGCCTACAAGAGCTTAATGCTGGTTCACCCAAGGACCCCGCAAGAGATGATCCAAATCTGGGCCTGGCTCAGTAGACCCAACCTGACCTGCCAGTGA